The Larimichthys crocea isolate SSNF chromosome XI, L_crocea_2.0, whole genome shotgun sequence genome has a segment encoding these proteins:
- the LOC104938729 gene encoding LOW QUALITY PROTEIN: homeobox protein Meis2 (The sequence of the model RefSeq protein was modified relative to this genomic sequence to represent the inferred CDS: inserted 3 bases in 3 codons; deleted 1 base in 1 codon; substituted 2 bases at 2 genomic stop codons), whose product MDGVGVPTSSTETRRPRPLPQVPPLNHGPPPHPTQHYGAHAPHNIMPSXMGSAVNDALKRDKDQIYGHPLFPLLALVFEKCELAXCTPREPGVAGGDVCSSDSFNEDIAVFAKQVGSAREAFISSNPELXLGEHTMIQAIQVLRLYPWQLRRFSPAVHELCDNSVPRYISCLKGKMPIDLVIXGRDVCKSDFDDXSGSSTKPRDHNPASWRDMDDAHSTPSVGTPGPSSGGHVSQSGDNTSELGDGLDNSLASPGTGDEDDQDKKRQKKRGIFPKVATNIMRAWLFQHLTHPYPSEEQKKQLAQDTGLTILQVNNWFINARRRIVQPMIDQSNRAVSQGTAYSPDGQPMGGFVLDGQQHMGLRPGGPMGGMGMNMGMDGQWHYM is encoded by the exons ATGGACGGAGTCGGAGTTCCCACATCCAGTACGGAGACCCGCCGCCCCCGACCCCTGCCCCAGGTCCCACCACTGAACCACGGGCCGCCACCGCACCCGACGCAGCACTATGGAGCCCACGCGCCGCACAACATCATGCCCA CGATGGGCAGCGCCGTGAACGACGCGCTGAAGAGGGACAAGGACCAGATCTACGG ACACCCTTTATTCCCGCTGCTGGCTCTGGTGTTCGAGAAGTGTGAGCTGG CATGCACGCCCAGAGAGCCCGGGGTTGCGGGAGGTGACGTCTGCTCCTCCGACTCGTTCAATGAAGACATAGCCGTGTTTGCAAAGCAGgtagg ATCCGCGAGAGAAGCCTTTATTTCCTCCAACCCAGAGCTGTAACTTGGTGAGCACAcc atgattcAAGCGATTCAAGTTTTACGATTATATCCCTGGCAGTTGAGAAG GTTTTCCCCCGCAGTTCATGAGCTCTGTGATAACTCTGTTCCCCGGTACATCAGCTGCCTC AAAGGCAAAATGCCCATCGACCTGGTCATATGAGGGCGGGACGTCTGCAAGTCGGACTTCGACG CTTCGGGATCCTCCACGAAACCTCGGGATCAT AACCCAGCGTCCTGGAGAGACATGGATGACGCCCACTCCACACCCTCTGTGGGCACCCCGGGACCATCCAGCGGGGGACACGTCTCCCAGAGTGGAGACAACACCAGTGAACTCG GAGACGGCCTCGACAACAGTCTAGCATCACCGGGCACGGGAGACGAGGATGATCAAGACaaaaagaggcagaagaaaCGAGGCATCTTCCCCAAAGTGGCCACAAATATAATGAGAGCATGGCTCTTCCAGCACCTTACG CACCCGTACCCCTCAGAGGAACAGAAAAAGCAGCTAGCACAAGATACAGGCCTCACCATCCTCCAAGTGAACAACTG gttCATCAATGCAAGGAGGCGAATAGTCCAGCCTATGATTGACCAGTCCAACAGAGCAG TAAGTCAGGGTACAGCTTACAGTCCAGATGGCCAGCCAATGGGAGGCTTCGTTCTTGATGGGCAGCAGCACATGGGTCTCCGACCTGGAG GGCCGATGGGTGGCATGGGTATGAACATGGGAATGGACGGGCAGTGGCACTACATGTAA